A DNA window from Scylla paramamosain isolate STU-SP2022 chromosome 10, ASM3559412v1, whole genome shotgun sequence contains the following coding sequences:
- the LOC135104097 gene encoding proteasome subunit beta type-5-like yields the protein MALESLHGVERYQHKWNEVQEEAALPEIGNFTNQYQLMMPPLPKAECQVGEYLVDETGRKMKLNYAHGTTTLGFKFKGGAVLAVDSRATSGQYIGSGNVRKIIEISPYLLGTMAGGAADCTYWNRVLAKQCRIYELRNRERISVAAASKLLANMVYQYKGYGLSMGVMVAGWDKKGAGLYYVDSDGNRMPGNVFSVGSGSLYAYGVLDSGYRWDMTDEEAYELGRRAIYHATHRDAYSGGIVRVYHIKEGGWVRISEQDSKDLHYAYAEGKTTTQ from the exons ATGGCCCTGGAATCCCTACACGGTGTGGAGAGGTACCAGCACAAGTGGAATGAGGTGCAGGAGGAAGCAGCGCTTCCTGAAATAGGCAACTTCACCAACCAGTACCAGCTAATGATGCCGCCGCTGCCTAAG GCGGAGTGTCAGGTGGGAGAGTATCTGGTCGACGAGACAGGACGCAAGATGAAGCTGAACTACGCCCATGGCACCACCACACTTGGCTTCAAGTTCAAGGGAGGAGCAGTGCTGGCCGTGGACTCTCGGGCCACCTCTGGGCAGTACATCG GCTCTGGTAATGTAAGAAAGATCATTGAGATCAGCCCATATCTTCTGGGCACCATGGCGGGAGGAGCGGCTGACTGCACGTACTGGAACAGAGTTCTGGCCAAACAGTGCCGCATCTATGAACTGAG GAACCGTGAGAGAATTTCTGTGGCTGCAGCATCCAAGCTACTGGCCAACATGGTATACCAGTACAAGGGTTATGGCCTATCCATGGGTGTCATGGTGGCTGGCTGGGACAAAAAG GGTGCCGGGCTGTATTATGTTGACAGTGACGGCAACCGCATGCCTGGCAATGTTTTTAGTGTGGGCTCAGGTTCCCTCTACGCCTATGGTGTCCTGGACTCTGGCTACCGTTGGGACATGACAGATGAGGAGGCGTATGAGCTTGGCCGCCGCGCCATCTATCACGCCACTCACAGAGATGCTTACTCTGGCGGCATTGTACGCG TTTACCACATCAAGGAGGGTGGCTGGGTGCGCATCTCAGAGCAGGATAGCAAGGACCTCCACTATGCTTATGCAGAAGGGAAGACCACCACCCAGTAA
- the LOC135104096 gene encoding ATP synthase subunit delta, mitochondrial-like, producing MFARTAHTLARQVARAGTRAYSDAPMSFTFASQNQVFYKEASVRQVDVPSFSGSFGILPSHVPSLAVLKPGVLTVFEDAGTSKKYFVSSGIVTINQDSSVQVLAEEAAAVEELDLASARDILSKAQSAASTAATEEAKAEALITVEVAEELVKAAESG from the exons ATGTTTGCCcgcacagcacacacactgGCCCGCCAGGTGGCCCGGGCCGGCACCAGGGCTTACTCTGATGCCCCAATGTCCTTCACCTTTGCCTCCCAGAACCAG GTGTTCTACAAAGAGGCCAGTGTGAGGCAAGTGGATGTACCTTCCTTCTCTGGGAGCTTTGGTATCCTGCCGTCCCATGTCCCATCCCTGGCTGTGCTCAAGCCTGGAGTGCTGACTGTGTTTGAGGATGCTGGCACCAGCAAGAAGTATTTTGTCAGCTCTGGCATTGTTACCATCAATCAGGACTCCTCAG TCCAGGTCTTGGCAGAGGAAGCCGCAGCAGTGGAAGAGCTTGACTTGGCTTCAGCGCGAGATATTCTTTCTAAGGCACAGTCAGCTGCCTCCACAGCAGCCACTGAAGAGGCCAAGGCTGAGGCACTCATCACTGTTGAGGTGGCTGAAGAGCTGGTCAAGGCTGCTGAGTCTGGTTAG